In Amaranthus tricolor cultivar Red isolate AtriRed21 chromosome 3, ASM2621246v1, whole genome shotgun sequence, a single window of DNA contains:
- the LOC130809306 gene encoding alkane hydroxylase MAH1-like: protein MNYFEMLLGILLFLISFVVFWYIYEDKNGLPTNWAFVGMLPAVLKNIHRFHPFCIEIMQKTNLTFEFKGPWFGNMNILGTLDPANVHYVFTQNFTNYPKGQKFRDNFDYLGDGIFNADFEDWEYHRNIILNYVRHPNFHQFFVKKTWDKLKNGLIPVFDHAYKHDIQFDLQHMFSRFVFDVECSIFMDHDPKTLSMDLPKTPVNDSLNEISEAVFYRHVLPGFIWKFQRWVCIGQEKKFKKAKKVLDDFIYDCIFNLKKDYKCVKMEENEVSVDLLALYMKEKKGDKFVRDAILTIFLAGRDGIIITLSWLFYLLSINPQVIVKIKKELDNANPINWEDHNEVNSKLVYLHASIYETLRLYSPIAFEAKNPLKQDILPSGHHVGPNTQIIFNLYAMGRMKSIWGDDCNDFKPERWISEKGVFRYQPSYKFFVFNAGPRTCMGREMALTQIKLVAATIIQNYVIAPVEGQHIVPDSNNILLVMKNGFKVKIYPSLQ from the coding sequence atgaattattttgaaatgttgtTAGGTATCCTATTATTCTTGATCTCCTTTGTTGTGTTTTGGTACATATATGAAGACAAAAATGGTCTCCCAACAAATTGGGCATTTGTCGGCATGCTGCCTGCAGTCTTAAAAAATATACACAGATTTCACCCATTTTGTATTGAAATCATGCAAAAAACAAACTTAACATTTGAATTTAAGGGGCCTTGGTTTGGCAACATGAATATTTTAGGTACTCTTGATCCTGCCAATGTTCATTATGTTTTTACCCAAAACTTCACAAACTATCCAAAAGGTCAGAAATTTAGAGATAATTTTGATTATCTTGGTGATGGCATTTTTAATGCGGATTTTGAAGATTGGGAATACCATCgaaatatcattttaaattatgttaGACATCCTAATTTTCACCaattttttgtgaaaaaaactTGGGATAAGCTTAAAAATGGACTTATCCCAGTGTTTGATCATGCATACAAACATGATATCCAATTCGATTTACAACATATGTTTTCTAGATTTGTGTTTGATGTTGAATGCTCCATTTTCATGGATCATGACCCGAAAACACTTTCAATGGATCTTCCTAAAACACCCGTTAATGATTCATTGAATGAGATTTCAGAAGCGGTTTTCTATAGGCATGTCTTACCTGGTTTTATATGGAAGTTCCAAAGATGGGTTTGTATTGGACAAGAGAAAAAGTTTAAGAAAGCTAAAAAAGTTCTTGATGACTTTATTTATGATTGCATATTTAACTTGAAAAAAGATTATAAGTGCGTaaaaatggaagaaaatgaGGTAAGTGTTGATCTTTTAGCATTatatatgaaagaaaaaaaaggagatAAGTTTGTAAGAGATgcaattttaactatttttttagcTGGAAGAGATGGAATTATAATTACATTATCGTGGCTTTTTTACCTTCTTTCAATTAACCCACAAGTTATTGTTAAGATTAAAAAGGAATTAGATAATGCAAACCCAATTAATTGGGAAGATCATAACGAGGTAAATTCCAAGCTTGTATATCTTCATGCTTCTATTTATGAAACGTTGAGATTATATTCTCCTATTGCTTTTGAAGCTAAGAATCCTCTAAAGCAAGATATACTCCCTAGTGGTCACCATGTGGGCCCCAACACCCagattatatttaatttgtacGCGATGGGAAGGATGAAATCCATATGGGGAGATGATTGTAATGACTTTAAGCCTGAGAGATGGATATCGGAAAAAGGGGTGTTTCGATACCAGCCATCGTACAAGTTTTTCGTGTTTAATGCAGGGCCGAGGACATGCATGGGTAGAGAAATGGCTCTTACTCAAATAAAGCTTGTTGCAGCAAcgataatccaaaactatgtTATTGCACCAGTTGAAGGACAACATATTGTTCCTGATTCAAATAATATACTCCTTGTCATGAAAAATGGTTTTAAGGTTAAGATATATCCTTCtcttcaatga